The DNA sequence CGATTTAGATAATGATCCTAAGTTTCCATTCGGATATGGATTGAGTTATACTCAGTTCAAGTACTCGGATATGACATTGAGTTCAACAAGTCTTACAGGAAATCAATCATTAAATATTAAGGTCAATGTTTCCAATAACGGGAATTATGATGGAGAAGAAGTTGTTCAATTGTATATCAGAGACCTATTTGGAAAAGTGGTAAGACCAGTAAAAGAACTAAAAGGCTTCCAGAAAATATTCCTGAAAAAAGGTGAAACCAAAACCGTAAGCTTTACTCTAACTCCGGAGAATTTGAAATTCTATGATGACCAGTTGAATTATGATTGGGAAGGCGGAGAATTCGAAATTATGGTCGGAACAAATTCTCAGGATGTTCAAACAAAAAAAATAAATTGGATTAAATAATTGAATCAATAAGAGCGGGCTTTAGCCCGCTTAATTTTGGCGTCATAATACAACTTTATATGAGAATCAGGATAAGAAATACTGTTTATTTATTGATAGGTGGAGCAATCGCTTTTTCTGCGTCGAACTGTAGTGCTCAGATAAGCAACTCCAATAAAAAACTAATATGGAGTGATGAATTTAATGGGAAAGGTTTACCAGATCCGTCTAAATGGAATTATGATGTGGGAGGAGATGGTTACGGAAATAAGGAAGATCAGTTTTATACCAAAGACCGTCTTGAAAATGCAAGGATGGAAAATGGTAACCTTATAATTGAAGCAAGAAAAGAAAACTGGGAGAAAAATAAATATACATCGGCAAGGCTTTTAACCAAAGGGAAATTTTCTTTCCAATACGGAACGATTGAAGTCAGAGCAAAATTACCAAAGGGAAGAGGAACCTGGCCGGCTATCTGGATGATGAGTGAAAACATGAAGAAGTGGCCGGATGATGGAGAGCTGGATATTATGGAGCATGTGGGATTTAACCAAGGTTACATTCATGCTTCTGTTCATACTAAAAAGTACAATCATATTCAGGGAACACAAAAGACAGATACATTAATCGTCAGTGATGCGAGTGATCAATACCACATCTATAAAGCAGACTGGACTCCGGAAAAAATAGATGTGTATATCGATGATAAGAAGTTTTTCAGCTATGAAAATAAAGAGAAGACGTATGAAGCGTGGCCTTTTGATCAGCCCTATTTTATCATTTTAAATTTGGCTGTTGGTGGTTTTTGGGGCGGAAAAGAAGGAATCGATGATTCTATTTTTCCTCAAAAATATTATATAGACTATGTAAGAGTTTATCAGAATAAATAATGAAGGAAGACTAAAATCCAAAAAACTGGAAATAATAAAATGAAAAAACTAATCGTAAGCTGTGTTGTTGTAGGAATGATTGGTAATACCAATGCACAAGACTACTGGAAGAAGAATGCAGGGAAATCAGCTAAAGTAATTTTTACCAATTCGAAGACCAACGAAAAAATGGTTGATAAAGGAATGGTAAAATTTGAAAAATTTGAGCAGCCTAAAGAAAATGAAGCCTGTATTTTTGTAGACCCCGATTTTAAATATCAGAAACTGATTGGCATTGGAGGAGCGATTACCGATGCTGCCGCAGAAACTTTTTATAAACTGCCGAAAGACAAACAAAAGGAGATCATTGAAGCCTATTATGGTAAGAACGGATTAGGATATACTGTGGTTCGGACGAATATGAATTCCTGTGACTTTTCAAGTGACTCCTATACGTATGTGCAGGATAATGATACCACATTACAATCATTTTCTGTGGCACACGATGAAAAATTTAAAATCCCAATGATTCAGGAAGCTCAAAAGGCAATAGGGAATCAGTTTAAATTATATTTTTCCCCTTGGAGCCCACCGGCATGGATGAAATCAAATAAGAATATGCTGAATGGAGGAAGACTGGAAAACCAATATTATCAGACCTGGGCTGATTATTATATAAGATTTATTAAAGAGTACGAAAAAAGAGGAATGAAAATCTGGGGGCTAACGGTTCAGAATGAGGCAATGGCGAAACAAACCTGGGAATCCTGTCTCTATACAGCCGAAGAAGAAGGTGCTTTCCTGAAAAATAACCTGGGTCCTACTTTATGGAAGAATGGATATAAGGATAAAAAAGTCATGATCTGGGATCATAACAGAGATCTCATCTTTCAAAGGGCAACCACCACCTTAAGTGATCCTGAAACTTCAAAATATGCTTCGGGGATTGCTTATCACTGGTATGAAACGTGGCATAATAAAACACAATTATTTGATAATGTAGGAGAAACACACCGGGCATTTCCTGATAAATTCCTGGCATTTACAGAAGGATGCAAAGAGGTTTTTAATATGTCAAGAATTAATGATGTGAGCCTTGGTGAGCTGTATGGTAAAAATATGATCAACGATTTTAACAGAGGGA is a window from the Chryseobacterium sp. T16E-39 genome containing:
- a CDS encoding family 16 glycosylhydrolase, with translation MRIRIRNTVYLLIGGAIAFSASNCSAQISNSNKKLIWSDEFNGKGLPDPSKWNYDVGGDGYGNKEDQFYTKDRLENARMENGNLIIEARKENWEKNKYTSARLLTKGKFSFQYGTIEVRAKLPKGRGTWPAIWMMSENMKKWPDDGELDIMEHVGFNQGYIHASVHTKKYNHIQGTQKTDTLIVSDASDQYHIYKADWTPEKIDVYIDDKKFFSYENKEKTYEAWPFDQPYFIILNLAVGGFWGGKEGIDDSIFPQKYYIDYVRVYQNK
- a CDS encoding glycoside hydrolase family 30 protein; the encoded protein is MKKLIVSCVVVGMIGNTNAQDYWKKNAGKSAKVIFTNSKTNEKMVDKGMVKFEKFEQPKENEACIFVDPDFKYQKLIGIGGAITDAAAETFYKLPKDKQKEIIEAYYGKNGLGYTVVRTNMNSCDFSSDSYTYVQDNDTTLQSFSVAHDEKFKIPMIQEAQKAIGNQFKLYFSPWSPPAWMKSNKNMLNGGRLENQYYQTWADYYIRFIKEYEKRGMKIWGLTVQNEAMAKQTWESCLYTAEEEGAFLKNNLGPTLWKNGYKDKKVMIWDHNRDLIFQRATTTLSDPETSKYASGIAYHWYETWHNKTQLFDNVGETHRAFPDKFLAFTEGCKEVFNMSRINDVSLGELYGKNMINDFNRGTSLWTDWNVLLDETGGPNHVGNLCFAPIIADTKTGEVHYTYEYYYVGHVSKYIKPNAQRIGSSTNTSGLLSTSFMNENGQLVTVIMNNSDNDIDTSLWIEGMAAKLSAPAHSIQTVIL